A genomic stretch from Bacillus sp. E(2018) includes:
- a CDS encoding nuclear transport factor 2 family protein, which produces MMIGVSSVQDVLENYKSSVYEKDVDQFLSTYAADVHIFDCWGNWECKGISSWRENVVMWFNSLSEDGNVLKVIFDDITIEENTNVAFVHCAVSFVAYSEQSGEKLRQMTNRFTFGLKKINESWVITHEHSSLPIDMHTGKGVFNLR; this is translated from the coding sequence ATGATGATTGGAGTTAGTAGTGTTCAAGACGTTCTCGAAAATTACAAATCTTCGGTTTATGAAAAAGATGTTGATCAATTTTTATCTACCTATGCTGCTGATGTACATATCTTTGATTGTTGGGGAAATTGGGAGTGTAAGGGTATTTCTTCATGGAGAGAGAATGTAGTGATGTGGTTTAATAGTTTGAGTGAAGATGGGAACGTGTTAAAAGTAATTTTTGATGATATAACCATTGAGGAAAATACGAATGTTGCATTTGTGCATTGTGCTGTTTCGTTCGTTGCATACAGCGAACAATCTGGTGAGAAACTTCGTCAAATGACAAATCGTTTTACATTTGGCCTAAAGAAAATAAATGAGTCTTGGGTCATTACACACGAACATTCATCTTTGCCAATAGATATGCATACGGGAAAAGGTGTGTTTAACCTAAGATAA
- a CDS encoding NUDIX domain-containing protein, translating to MNFNKIFEELNNEGFKSTVHREAVRAIIMNNDHILLVQSNRGDYKFPGGGVEEHESQTDGLIREVREETGYFNCVVNDKVGIIIERNINEFDSDVIFQMTSHYYLCDLINEEKVTQQLDEYEFEIDFTPKWVSLEDAINQNENLIKEFEKNSWLRREAFVLKELKNRIIPQTEDKVE from the coding sequence TTGAATTTCAACAAGATATTTGAAGAATTAAACAATGAAGGCTTCAAGAGCACCGTTCATAGAGAAGCAGTCAGAGCTATTATTATGAATAACGACCATATTCTACTCGTTCAATCAAATAGAGGAGACTATAAATTTCCTGGAGGCGGAGTAGAAGAGCATGAAAGCCAAACTGATGGACTGATACGGGAAGTGAGAGAAGAAACGGGTTACTTTAACTGTGTTGTTAACGACAAGGTCGGCATAATAATTGAACGGAATATTAACGAATTTGATAGTGATGTAATATTCCAAATGACTTCGCACTATTATCTTTGTGATTTAATAAACGAAGAAAAGGTTACTCAACAATTAGATGAATACGAGTTCGAAATAGATTTTACTCCAAAATGGGTCTCCCTAGAAGATGCAATTAATCAAAATGAAAATCTTATTAAAGAATTTGAGAAAAATAGCTGGTTGAGACGTGAAGCATTCGTTTTAAAAGAACTGAAGAATAGAATTATCCCACAAACAGAAGATAAGGTGGAATAA
- a CDS encoding endonuclease/exonuclease/phosphatase family protein, whose amino-acid sequence MKVATFNVWNNNDTWALRKEIIIHEIMRIDADIIALQEVPNLEELESILNQSGIEHYSFKRYPGDEEGLAVLSKYPIEEVMSENDVLSNCSMRVIVRTNGFTMGLTNVHLYWKSALVREKEIMEVVKWITESENTDYEFLCGDFNSTPNLSSIYNFLVGELSIESYDTSWIDLAQSEKSPTLDFTCNSWLLNRENLNHIRVPVRYDWILLRSCYPKKEPKLLHIELFGNVVSPAQQVYPSDHYGVLVDLSL is encoded by the coding sequence ATGAAAGTAGCAACATTTAATGTTTGGAATAATAACGATACATGGGCTTTAAGAAAAGAGATTATTATTCATGAGATTATGAGAATTGATGCAGATATCATTGCTCTTCAAGAAGTACCCAATCTTGAAGAACTGGAATCAATCTTAAACCAATCGGGAATAGAGCACTACTCGTTCAAGCGTTATCCAGGTGATGAAGAAGGACTCGCCGTTCTATCGAAATATCCCATAGAAGAGGTAATGAGTGAGAATGATGTCTTAAGCAATTGTTCAATGAGGGTTATTGTAAGAACAAACGGATTCACAATGGGTTTAACAAATGTCCATCTATACTGGAAAAGTGCCCTTGTAAGAGAAAAAGAAATAATGGAAGTCGTAAAATGGATTACGGAAAGTGAAAATACTGACTATGAGTTTCTTTGTGGTGATTTTAATAGTACACCCAATCTATCAAGTATCTATAATTTTTTAGTTGGTGAACTCTCTATCGAATCATATGATACAAGTTGGATAGATCTAGCTCAGTCGGAGAAATCCCCAACCTTGGACTTTACATGTAATAGCTGGTTGTTGAATAGAGAGAACTTAAACCATATAAGAGTCCCCGTAAGGTATGATTGGATATTATTGAGATCATGTTATCCGAAGAAAGAACCCAAGCTCCTACACATAGAATTGTTTGGAAACGTAGTATCGCCAGCACAACAAGTTTATCCTAGTGATCATTATGGAGTATTAGTGGATTTGAGTTTGTAA
- a CDS encoding aminoglycoside phosphotransferase family protein → MKNIEEIIQELILKNIIDQKPTEYKQLSGGTVSDLYLLYIDEKKYVVKLNEPQVVESEANFLKQYKGLTLLPKLIYVEESHQYIVYSFINGSTEYFRGNKKDMLTTLVQGLLNNYKKAPDIGWGWADQPSDSWESFLTNNIIEANKIIDSRLDKGNYEFVLNLVPKISTKQEPYLLHGDFGVHNFIFNEGTLCGVIDPTPVIGDPIYDLIYAFCSSPDDLSKETIDSSMSYFMNEGKYTPFLYERVMIGLYIRLGICIKHHPHNFEEYLKAWYYWRELLRT, encoded by the coding sequence ATGAAGAACATTGAAGAAATTATTCAGGAACTCATTCTCAAAAACATCATTGATCAGAAACCAACAGAATATAAGCAATTGAGTGGAGGAACTGTAAGTGATCTGTACCTCCTTTACATAGATGAGAAAAAATATGTGGTTAAGTTGAATGAACCACAAGTTGTTGAATCAGAAGCAAATTTCCTTAAGCAATATAAAGGATTGACTCTCTTGCCCAAACTTATATACGTTGAAGAATCTCATCAATATATCGTTTATTCGTTTATAAACGGTTCTACAGAATACTTCAGAGGAAATAAGAAAGATATGCTCACGACACTAGTGCAAGGACTCTTAAACAACTATAAAAAGGCTCCTGACATAGGTTGGGGATGGGCGGATCAACCCTCAGATTCTTGGGAGAGTTTTCTTACGAATAATATCATTGAAGCAAACAAGATTATTGATTCACGTTTAGATAAAGGGAATTATGAATTCGTACTGAATCTTGTTCCCAAAATTAGTACGAAACAAGAACCTTATTTATTACATGGAGATTTTGGAGTCCATAATTTCATTTTTAATGAAGGGACGTTATGTGGTGTAATCGATCCAACTCCTGTGATTGGAGATCCGATATACGATCTGATCTATGCTTTTTGTTCTTCTCCCGACGATCTATCTAAAGAAACAATAGATTCATCAATGAGTTATTTTATGAATGAAGGAAAATACACTCCATTTTTATATGAAAGAGTAATGATTGGCTTATATATTCGATTAGGAATCTGTATTAAACATCATCCACATAATTTTGAGGAATATTTAAAAGCATGGTATTACTGGAGGGAACTACTTAGAACATAG
- a CDS encoding putative glycolipid-binding domain-containing protein, with the protein MSKQIMSWEKQESSGMEYLELSYGDQTIQAESTVLFIEGEVPQRVTYRISLDTQWKVMNLHLINHTLGKTLYLFSNEEGSWFDDNGDEIQSLRGAIDIDISCTPFTNSLPINRLSWTPDEPKLFEMVYVSAQDLSVKKVKQMYTLKNHSDNKRTFHYRSGVFESPVIVDKDGFVLEYPVLFTRKY; encoded by the coding sequence ATGTCGAAGCAAATAATGTCTTGGGAAAAGCAAGAATCTTCAGGAATGGAATATCTAGAATTATCGTACGGGGATCAAACCATCCAAGCAGAAAGTACGGTACTTTTTATAGAGGGTGAGGTTCCACAAAGAGTGACGTATAGGATCTCGTTAGATACACAGTGGAAAGTTATGAATCTACACCTAATAAATCATACTCTCGGTAAGACCCTATATCTTTTTTCAAATGAAGAAGGTAGTTGGTTCGATGACAACGGTGATGAGATACAGAGTTTAAGAGGAGCGATTGATATCGATATCTCGTGTACGCCTTTTACAAATTCTTTACCGATCAATCGTCTATCATGGACACCAGATGAACCTAAACTGTTTGAGATGGTCTACGTTTCTGCTCAAGATCTGTCAGTTAAGAAAGTAAAGCAGATGTATACACTGAAAAACCACAGTGATAACAAAAGGACCTTCCACTATAGAAGCGGTGTGTTTGAGTCACCTGTTATCGTCGATAAGGATGGTTTTGTACTAGAATATCCCGTACTATTTACAAGAAAATACTAA
- a CDS encoding Gfo/Idh/MocA family oxidoreductase: MKKANLCFIGAGFHASTNIYPSAIEAGAEIQAISTRNLNRSKDALLRFGSNGTPYDDYKVMLNSEECDGVVVVAQPEYHISLVMDCIKAGKNVYVDKPLGMNADEAEEIAKAAEEAGVILMVGFMKRYAPCYQKLKELIISDTLGQARSFQARFAVDSTPFCKNDEQFIKLAAIHIVDLVRFLFGEVVQISGFKNSNSEFISQSISLKFENGVVGSLYFTGMTAWSRESENMAVTFDNGFAFADEVHTLTVHKSQTFDQLPWKSLAENDTVFTPSASPMSGGYRDLYLRGFVGEMAHFIECCKNDREAYSSGRDNVRTMLLCDHILAELI, from the coding sequence GTGAAGAAAGCTAACCTTTGTTTTATAGGTGCGGGGTTTCATGCATCCACTAATATTTATCCATCTGCTATTGAAGCTGGAGCCGAGATTCAAGCGATTTCTACAAGAAATCTTAATCGTTCGAAAGATGCACTTCTACGCTTCGGAAGCAATGGAACACCGTATGATGATTATAAAGTTATGCTCAATTCCGAAGAGTGTGATGGCGTTGTAGTAGTCGCTCAACCTGAATATCATATTTCTTTAGTCATGGATTGTATTAAAGCGGGGAAAAATGTTTATGTAGATAAACCTCTTGGAATGAATGCTGATGAAGCTGAGGAAATCGCGAAGGCTGCTGAGGAAGCAGGGGTCATATTAATGGTAGGATTTATGAAACGCTATGCGCCCTGTTATCAGAAGTTAAAAGAATTAATCATTAGTGATACCCTTGGTCAAGCTCGTTCTTTTCAAGCAAGATTTGCTGTGGATAGCACCCCTTTTTGTAAAAACGATGAGCAGTTTATTAAGCTCGCTGCGATACATATTGTCGATCTAGTCCGTTTTTTGTTTGGTGAAGTTGTTCAAATATCGGGTTTTAAAAACAGTAACAGTGAATTTATCTCTCAGAGTATTTCATTAAAATTCGAAAATGGAGTCGTGGGTAGCCTTTATTTTACAGGAATGACGGCTTGGTCACGGGAAAGCGAAAATATGGCAGTAACATTCGATAATGGATTTGCTTTTGCAGATGAAGTTCATACACTTACTGTGCATAAATCTCAGACCTTTGACCAACTACCCTGGAAATCACTTGCAGAGAATGATACAGTATTTACACCTTCTGCATCACCCATGTCTGGAGGTTACAGGGATCTTTATTTGCGTGGATTTGTTGGAGAAATGGCTCATTTTATAGAGTGTTGTAAAAATGATAGAGAAGCATATTCGAGTGGACGTGATAATGTTCGTACGATGCTACTCTGTGATCATATCCTAGCTGAATTGATTTAG
- a CDS encoding YciI family protein, translating into MIFLCMGYFSPEKMDARPRAEIEAVMNECQPVVETFYKSGKVLLDAGLESEVKSLRRVNDEIVVTDGPFTETKELIGSVFIFEAENMDEAIQLASLHPTTQISRAEEFGWRIEVRPVHFFKNDQ; encoded by the coding sequence ATGATATTTTTATGTATGGGCTATTTTAGTCCTGAAAAAATGGATGCACGCCCGAGGGCAGAGATTGAAGCAGTTATGAATGAATGCCAACCTGTTGTTGAGACTTTTTATAAGAGTGGGAAGGTGCTGCTCGATGCTGGTCTAGAATCAGAGGTCAAAAGCTTGCGTCGAGTAAACGATGAGATAGTCGTAACAGATGGTCCGTTTACAGAGACAAAGGAGCTCATTGGCAGCGTATTCATATTTGAAGCAGAAAACATGGATGAGGCGATTCAGTTAGCTTCTCTTCATCCCACAACCCAAATAAGCAGAGCGGAAGAGTTTGGATGGCGTATTGAAGTTCGTCCTGTTCATTTTTTTAAGAATGATCAATGA